One Frankia alni ACN14a DNA window includes the following coding sequences:
- a CDS encoding phytoene desaturase family protein, whose product MTSNSDTTGPGFGTTLPAEVDVAVIGAGHNGLVAACYLAKAGLRVAVVEAANLPGGMTTSGPFIAEAPGHTVNTCAVDIIALLHSQIPRELSLREHGLRLVKPDPSYVSLHPDGSSLALWRDPQRTAEEIRAFSRQDAAAFLDFVNLLDRVMATAVPVMGADMARPSPSLVVGVARELVRSRRRMSDIVALLTGSASMAVDERFQHPVVRGALLNLAAGAGPVSEPGSGLGFLLLALLTRVGVGRPVGGMQSLTTALINCLESAGGTVTVAARVAEITRAGDTVRGIRLTDGRTLRARAVVSSVDPWTTLRELVDGDVISQSTAARLDHASANRIGSGVFKIDMALSEQIEVTGHIRADGVDLRRPTLLLGTAESVVDSYAAASRGELPADPALWVAAPSGEDPTQAPPGQETLYLYALAVPVHPRSGWEAIRQSAVDSVLTKTGKYVQPLEQAEIGRLVESPEDIAARLHVRNGCITHLDMGFMNSGPLRPAVGLGLGRTPLGGLFLGGSGTHPGGGVSGLPGRTAAHRAARYLRKNG is encoded by the coding sequence ATGACGTCGAACTCCGACACAACCGGGCCCGGGTTCGGCACGACCCTCCCGGCGGAGGTCGACGTCGCGGTGATCGGGGCGGGCCACAACGGCCTCGTCGCGGCCTGCTATCTGGCGAAGGCCGGCCTGCGGGTGGCGGTCGTGGAGGCGGCGAACCTGCCGGGCGGGATGACGACGTCCGGCCCGTTCATCGCCGAGGCGCCCGGACACACGGTCAACACGTGCGCTGTCGACATCATCGCGCTCCTGCACTCGCAGATTCCGCGTGAGCTCTCGCTGCGGGAGCACGGGCTGCGCCTGGTCAAGCCCGATCCGAGCTACGTCTCGCTCCACCCGGACGGTTCGTCCCTCGCCCTGTGGCGTGACCCGCAGCGCACCGCCGAGGAGATCCGGGCCTTCTCGCGGCAGGACGCCGCCGCCTTCCTCGACTTCGTGAACCTGCTGGACCGGGTGATGGCCACGGCGGTTCCGGTCATGGGCGCCGACATGGCGCGGCCCTCGCCGTCGCTCGTCGTCGGTGTCGCCCGCGAGCTCGTCAGGAGCCGCAGGCGGATGTCCGACATCGTCGCCCTGCTCACGGGCAGCGCCAGCATGGCTGTGGACGAGCGATTCCAGCATCCGGTGGTGCGCGGGGCCCTGCTCAACCTCGCGGCGGGCGCCGGACCGGTGTCGGAACCCGGCAGCGGGCTCGGGTTCCTGCTGTTGGCACTGTTGACCAGGGTCGGTGTGGGCCGGCCTGTCGGCGGCATGCAGTCCCTCACGACGGCGCTGATCAACTGTCTGGAGAGCGCCGGAGGAACCGTCACCGTCGCCGCCCGAGTCGCCGAGATAACGCGTGCCGGGGACACCGTCCGCGGCATCCGGTTGACCGATGGTCGTACGTTGCGCGCTCGCGCCGTCGTGTCGTCGGTGGACCCGTGGACCACGCTGCGCGAACTGGTCGACGGTGACGTGATCAGCCAGTCCACCGCCGCCCGTCTCGACCATGCCAGCGCCAACCGGATCGGCTCCGGGGTGTTCAAGATCGACATGGCTCTCTCGGAGCAGATCGAGGTCACCGGCCATATCCGCGCCGACGGGGTCGACCTTCGCAGGCCCACCCTGCTTCTCGGCACGGCGGAGTCGGTGGTCGATTCCTACGCGGCCGCCAGCCGCGGTGAACTGCCGGCCGACCCGGCGCTCTGGGTCGCCGCGCCGTCGGGGGAGGACCCGACCCAGGCGCCCCCGGGCCAGGAGACGCTCTACCTCTACGCCCTCGCCGTCCCGGTGCACCCCCGCAGTGGCTGGGAGGCCATCCGGCAGTCGGCCGTTGACTCCGTCCTGACCAAGACGGGCAAATACGTCCAGCCGCTGGAGCAGGCCGAGATCGGACGCCTCGTCGAGTCACCGGAGGACATCGCGGCCCGCCTGCACGTCCGCAACGGCTGTATCACGCATCTCGACATGGGTTTCATGAATTCGGGACCGTTGCGCCCGGCGGTGGGGCTCGGGCTTGGCAGGACCCCGCTCGGTGGTCTCTTCCTCGGCGGGTCCGGTACTCACCCCGGCGGTGGAGTGAGCGGCCTGCCCGGCCGGACGGCCGCCCACCGGGCCGCCCGCTACCTCAGGAAGAACGGCTAG